From the Parcubacteria group bacterium CG10_big_fil_rev_8_21_14_0_10_36_14 genome, the window TTTTAAAAATCAATTTGCTTTTTTATATCAATTAAAAAAGAATTTGTTTTGATAATTAAAAAATTCATAGTTTTCTCGTCTGCTCTTTTAAGAAATTCTTCAAAATATTTTAATGCATTTTGAAAATCTAATTTCTTTTTATAATTTAAATAACCTATCCAAAAATATAATTGAGGGACATTTTTTGATTTTAATATTTTTAAATTAAAATCCTCCACTTCATTAAGTGTAATTTCCTCATTAATATAAGACTGTTTTTCTATTTTTTGGCACATCTTATATGCTTCTTCGTAATTTTTATTCCAAAACTCTAAAAAAGCCCAACTATATCGCCACTCAAATCGATCTTTCGAATATTTTTTTGCTTTCTTAATACTCTCAAAAGCTTTTTCTGGATTATTATCAAATATAAAATCAAAAATTGCTTTTAACACCCAAGATCTGTAGTTGATTTTATTTTTTTCTAAAGATACAGAAAGAAACTCAATGGCCTTTGTCTTAGTATTATTAGCATAATAAATTGTAGCGATTATTAGAGCTTCATTTGAAATAATAAGTGGAATTTTATTTTTGATACTTTTTAATTTTTTTAAATCAAATTTTGTTAATTCTTTAAGATTTTTATCCTTGTTAATCGTTTTGTATTCGGACAATTCATCAGCTAAATTTTTGTGCATTTTGAAAGCTAAAAATGGATTTCCAGATAAAAAAGAAGCCACCCCAACAACATATTTGGTGGTTAAGTATACTATCTTTGCAGTTGCCTTACATCCTCTTAATTCAAAAAATTCACTAAAATTAATTTCTTTTGGCAGCATGGCCCTAAAATCAAAAGCTAGCTCTTGACTCATTTGTATAGGTATTGGTAAATGCGCAACATATCCATCAATATTTAAAAAATATTTTTTAATTTTTTTTCCGTCGTATTCTTTTTGTACGTCACCATAAAAAAATATGTGTCCATCAATCTTCTCGTTAGCAGTAATAATATCTTCCTTATTTTTGATTTTTTCTGAATGATGATTCAAAAGTGGAATTATTTCAAAATATTTATCAAGGCCTGTGTCATTAATTTGTCTCTTAAGCTCCGTAATAAACTTATTTTTCATTTTTACTCCCTCATAATTTTCTGAAGATATAGCTACAACTAAACCAGTCTTACGATCTTTATTTTTTTTATAAGGCCAAAAATATTTAAATACTACCCAAAATACAATTATCACAAAAAATATTATACCATACAAATACCATTCATAATTGAAATCATTTCTTATTAGTACATGAACTGATAGCAATAAACAAAAAACAATAAAAAGAGAAGCAGCTAAGCCCTTTAATTTATAAAAGCCATTAACCACATAACTCTCAAATAAATTTTTTAGATCATTGAATGCCAGCATATATTAATATTATCCTTATATATAACCCCTACATCAAGCCCTTTTCTCAGCTTTCAGCTTGGCTGATTTGTTGTTGTTGTGATCCTATTAAATAATCAAGGATTAACATTATACTAAAATCTTTTACTATCTTCTGCCGATATTACAGAATCAACTTCATTTTTTATAACATCCAAAAAACTATTAATATCATCGATATTTAAAAAATCAATCAAAAAATATTCAGAGTTAGCTTTTTGGTTTTTATCTAAAAATATATAATTAGTTTCTACTTGAAAATGACTATTAATAACATTCGTTTTATAATTTTTACTATCATTTTCATCAAAATCAACTTTTATTAGATTGGAAAAATTATCACAGATAACTATCGGGTATTTTAATATTTTTGTGATAGTTTGCGGATTTCTTGGAAAACTCCAATGTATTGGATTATCATACCATTGATCGTAGTAAATCTGAGCATTCAAACATTGAGTAATAGCTTTATAGACAATGTCTTCTTTGTTCAAATTACTTGAAAAAAGCTTTGCCACTTTATCACTTGTTAAATAATGAAACTTATCCATTCCAATATCAGCCCCATGTTTTTTATGTAATATCTCTAAACCGCTATTTTTCTCCATTCTGGAAACGGCTTTATCCATATCCTTATCATCAAACCAAAAAACGATTTCTTGTTCTATATATTTACACTCAATAAACAATTGAACGTTTATTTGCACACTTGAATCATAAGGAGAAGCGGAATAAAATGGTTTTTCAGCAATAATATCTATTTCTCTTACGCTGTTGGCAATATTATCGTAATAATAAGGACTGATTGAAAGCTTCCATCCTTGTGCACGCAAAATATCTATAGCTTTTTTATGAGTAATTATTCCGCTGTTATCAATTAAATTGTTTATTTTTTCTTCATCCATATATTTTACACAAACAACCCCTGCATCAAGCCCTTTTTCCAGTTTTCAGCTTGGGTGATTTGTTGTTGCTTTGATCCTATCAAATTATCAAGTTTAGTCAAAAAATCTGCTATTTTTTGTTGTTCTGGAAGCGATGGAAATAAAAATTTTATTTTCATAAATCCAATTTTTGAAATATTATAACGAGTACTGCCTTGTGCTAGTTTTACAATTTCTTTTCTAAACAAAAAACTTCTAAAAAAGAACTTTGCAAAATATGGATCTAATACTTTAAGTGAATCGGGGCGAAAGCCAAATGAAAAACTATTTAAAAATGGAGCGCTATTTTTATCAAGCATAACAGAAGAAAATCCAACCTCCAAAGGTGTTTCTGATGAGGTTGTAAAAAATATGTCTCCAAATTGTGCTTTGTTTTGTTTTTCTTTTACTCCTACTTTTACTAAAGCATATTTTTGAATATTTATCTCACTTTTATCAAATATTTGTTTATAAGTTATAAAGGAATCGCCTTCGCCAAAATCTTCCCCACTTTTTCCCGATAATCCATTATATGCTTTTCCCACCTCCGCTAACATATTCAACTCCCACACAGGAAAATTATTCCCACTGTCACCTTTAAACCGAACTTCTTGAGAAAAAATTTTCTGCATCATCCCTTTTTTGTATTCCTCAAAAGATTGTTTTTGCGCACGCAAATTTTCAATCCNNNNNNNNNNNNTATCCACTGCACCTAAAAAATCTGCGATTTTTTGTTGTTCTGAAATAGAGGGAAAAATAATAGGACAGCGCAAAACTTCATCTTTTCGTAAATTTGTTTGACTAACACCATTGTCAAATTTCAAATAATATTTATTTCTATTTAGTATACTAAACAAAAAAGGACTTATAATTTCTTTTGATTTGATTCCTCCAATTCGCTGATTAAGCGTATATCTTTCATCTTGATCTATTAAAAAACATTTAGCTATTGCTTTTCCATTTGGAATATCACTCATGACAATAGAAATATCATCTTTTTTTAATGGGGAAATCTCTTTATTTGAATATTTCTTTACTACGCCATTTGATGATATAAACTTTGAATTCACAACTATATATTTTCCACTTTCAGAAATATCTTTTTCATGTGCCTTACCATTCCAAAATTTTGCAACATCCCCCAACTTCTTCTCCTCCCACCCACCCAAAAAACCACCAAAACGTAATTTTGGGATTTTTTTAGATTCTGATTGTTTGGTCTTTGTAAGCATAATTATATCCTCTGCTAATCTCTGCTATATTTTATTTATTTTAATTCTTATAAAAATCCCGCTATTTCTAGGCATTTCTAATGCTCTGCTAATCTCTGCTAAAAAGAGCTCTCGTAATATGTATTTGACGATTGTCCCATTTGATTCAATAATCCAATTTCTCTCATTCTGACCAAGTCTGAACGAAGAGTTGCTGCTGATATATCTGGCAACAATCCTTCTACTTCCTTTCGCGTAATCCTTCTATTGTCCACTAAATGCTGCCAAATATATAATTGACGTTCATTAAGCTGACTAAGTTTTTCACCTGGTAAAATTACTCTAAAACTGTTTGATGTATTTTTAAATATTGGCGGAAGCAATCCCCACTCACTCATCTTTGTTATTACAATTCCTATACCTCGTCCATACTCTTCCATATAGTCCATCTCATTAAGACGCGCGGCAATAATTTTATTTCTGCTTACTTGAGAAGTTTTTATATTTTCAATAGTCACCCCAGGAGGCAAGTTGCCAGGATTAAATATCTCTATCCTGTCTTCAAATATATTAACCTGTGTATATGTTTCTGTAATTCTATAATCTCTATGTATAACAGCATTCGCAACAATTTCACGAATTGCTTTTTCTGGATATTCGTATCTTTCAACTCTTTTTGTGCCAACAATTTTCGCGCTATTTTTAATGTTCCGCAATACAAAAGAATGCATTAGTTCAATTTGCTCATCTAGCGTGCCAACAAGATCTGCCTTGTCTAAAATATCGCTAGAAACTCCAGACCCTCTATAACGCACACAACGAATTTTATATCTTTCAAATTGTAGTTTGTTTTGTGGATTTTCTTTAGCAAAAATTAAATACCCAGCAATAGTTGGTCTTAATACCTCATCACATACTTTTACTAATCCAATATTTTGCAAAACATTATCATCAATACCATTAAATTCTCTACCTGTTTTTTTAGCACTTTTACGTAAAAAATTCTCTATCTTTTTAAACGATAAATCATCCTTTGTGACATCATCTGAGCAATTACTATCAAAATTATCTATTTGAGCGTTACGTACATAACTTCGCATTTCATCTTCTGTCATTTGTCTGTCTGTATTACTATCTCTAATATATGCGCCTCTCGGCATACCAAGTTCTTTAATGTGATACGGTTTTGTCCGATTTTTACACTCAGGCACGTACACTGCTAATATAATCTTTTTCTGTATTTCAATATGATGGTAATCCAAGCGCAACACTTCACTCATTTCTACAGAAGACATAGCAGTCATTTTTTCTTGTAGTTCAGCAATATTATTTGCGCCCACAACTTCCAAAGTCTTATCCTTTTTTTCCTCGACTCCAAAAACAATCACCCCGCCCTTGGTGTTGCCAAATGCAGACAAAGTCTTTCTAGTTGATGTTTTTGGAAAACCTCCTCTAGCATCTTTAAATTCAACTAAAAGAGTCTCTGAATTTACAGACAATGCTTTTTCTGTTTCTAGTATTATTTGTTCTTTCTTCATAATTAAAACGGCTTATCAATTTTTAACTCATCGCAAAATCCTTCAATTTCATTTTGCAGACCCTTTTCATCTGAATAAAGTTTTTTTAATCTATCCGCAACCTGTTTAATATCAACAACAACCTCCTCCTCAAAAGTATCAATATACCGTGGAATATTAAGATTATATTCATTCTCCTTAATTTCATCCAAACTAGCCTTATGAGAATACTTTTCAATCTCCTTGCGATTCTTGTAAACATCAAAAATTTTATCAATATTTTCATTAGTTAGTTTATTTTGATTCTTTCCTTTTTCAAACTCCCTTGAAGCATCAATAAATAAAATATCCTCATCGTCCCTACGACACTTTTTAAACACAAGAATAGTCGCCGGAATAGAAGTTCCGTAAAAAAGATTAGAAGGCAAACCAATAACAGCATCAAGAAAATTTTGTTTTTCAATTATATACTTTCGTATATGCCCCTCAGCCCCACTGCGGAACAGCGCCCCATGTGGAAGAACAACAGCCATAGTGCCATTGTCTGCCAAATGATAAATCATATGCGTTACAAACGCGTAATCAGCCACGCTTTTAGGCGCTAATCTGCCATATTGAGAAAATCTATCATCATGAGCAAGCTCAGGATCATCATCACTTTTCCATTTTGTGGCAAAAGGCGGATTAGCAACAATAGCCTCGGCCTTAAGATCCGCATGCATATCCTCCTTTAAAGTATCGCCTTGCAAGATTTTAAAATGATCAAAATGCACGCCATGCAGAATCATATTCATGCGCGCGAGGTTATAAGTAGTAGGATTAAGTTCCTGCCCAAAATAACTTGCCACATCAGTAAAATCCCCAATGCGAAGCAAAAGAGAACCAGAACCGCAAGTTGGATCATAAACCGATTTCACGCGCTTTTTATCTTGAGTTACAATCTTAGCCAATATTCTAGAAACTTCAGCCGGAGTATAAAATTCACCGCCCTTTTTACCAGCACCAGCCGCGAACTTGCCAATTAAATATTCATACGCGTCCCCAAGCAAATCGCTTTTTGTATCCTCAAGTTTAAAATCTATATCATTCAAAAGCGAGAGAACCTCAACAACAACATCATTTTTATCCTTTTCGCGAGAACCAAGCTTAGTAGAAGTTAAATCCATGTCATCAAAAAGGCCTTTAAAATCATCCTCGCTGTCTGTGCCCGCGGAAGTCTTTTCAATATCATCAAGAATATTTTTTAAATCTTCAAGAATAAAACTGCTTTGGTCTTTTGTTTCCTTTTTTCCTTTTTTAACAATATGCGAAAAAAGTTCAGAAGGCATTAAAAAAAACCCAAGTTCCCCAAGGCATGCAATTTTTATTTCTTTTATATATTCTTTGCCTTCTTTGGTATTTTCTTTTATTTCCG encodes:
- a CDS encoding type I restriction-modification system subunit M — its product is MSEEQKRLLEKKLWGVANVLRGKMNADEYKNYILGFIFYKYLSEKLDRYVNEKLLIGEKFCFAEIKENTKEGKEYIKEIKIACLGELGFFLMPSELFSHIVKKGKKETKDQSSFILEDLKNILDDIEKTSAGTDSEDDFKGLFDDMDLTSTKLGSREKDKNDVVVEVLSLLNDIDFKLEDTKSDLLGDAYEYLIGKFAAGAGKKGGEFYTPAEVSRILAKIVTQDKKRVKSVYDPTCGSGSLLLRIGDFTDVASYFGQELNPTTYNLARMNMILHGVHFDHFKILQGDTLKEDMHADLKAEAIVANPPFATKWKSDDDPELAHDDRFSQYGRLAPKSVADYAFVTHMIYHLADNGTMAVVLPHGALFRSGAEGHIRKYIIEKQNFLDAVIGLPSNLFYGTSIPATILVFKKCRRDDEDILFIDASREFEKGKNQNKLTNENIDKIFDVYKNRKEIEKYSHKASLDEIKENEYNLNIPRYIDTFEEEVVVDIKQVADRLKKLYSDEKGLQNEIEGFCDELKIDKPF